The following proteins are co-located in the Solanum pennellii chromosome 1, SPENNV200 genome:
- the LOC107010117 gene encoding abscisic acid 8'-hydroxylase 4: MENISCSILYVLFFLIALLLYYHSSLKKSKWRNLQKAKLPPGSMGWPYIGETLQLYSQDPSVLFANKQKRYGDIFKTHILGYPCVMLASPEAARFVLLTYAHLFKPTYPKSKERLIGPSALFFYQGNYHSRLRKLVQSSLAPEALRKLIPDIEDLAISSLELWAEKNQTINTFRVMKKFSFEVGILALFGQLDAKYKEELNKNYSIVEKGYNSFPTNLPGTAYYKAMVARRKLNQILSEIISERKEKKTVEKDLLCHLLNFKDEKGKNLTEYQIADNVIGVLFAAQDTTASALTWILKYLSDDQKLLETVKAEQRTIYESNGGKKPLTWAQTRNMSLTYRVILESLRMSSIISFTFREAVVDVEYDGYLIPKGWKVMPLFRNIHHNSEFFADPENFDASRFEVAPKPNTYMPFGNGAHACPGNELAKLEMLILIHHLITKFRWEVEVSKGGVQYSPFPIPQHGLPSRFWKETRSQRDP, encoded by the exons ATGGAGAATATTTCTTGTTCCATTCTTTACGTCCTTTTCTTTCTTATAGCTCTTCTCTTATACTATCATAGTTcattaaagaaatcaaaatgGAGAAACTTACAAAAAGCAAAGCTGCCTCCTGGTTCAATGGGCTGGCCGTACATAGGGGAAACTCTCCAACTGTACTCTCAAGATCCAAGTGTCCTCTTTGCTAACAAACAAAAAAG GTATGGTGATATATTCAAAACACACATTCTTGGGTATCCTTGCGTTATGCTAGCTAGTCCTGAAGCTGCCAGATTCGTGCTGCTAACTTACGCTCACTTGTTCAAACCAACGTACCCTAAGAGCAAAGAGAGGTTGATTGGCCCTTCTGCTTTGTTCTTTTACCAAGGAAACTACCATTCTCGACTAAGGAAGCTGGTTCAGAGCTCGCTAGCTCCTGAAGCTCTTCGTAAACTAATTCCTGATATCGAGGACTTGGCCATTTCTTCATTGGAATTATGGGCGGAGAAGAACCAAACCATCAATACATTCCGTGTGATGAAGAAG TTCTCCTTTGAAGTAGGCATTCTTGCTTTATTTGGTCAGCTGGATGCTaagtacaaagaggagctcaaCAAAAATTATTCTATAGTAGAAAAGGGCTATAACTCTTTCCCTACGAACTTACCCGGAACTGCTTATTACAAAGCTATGGTG GCAAGGAGGAAGCTTAATCAGATTCTTAGTGAGATAATCAGTGAAAGGAAGGAGAAGAAAACGGTAGAGAAAGATCTCTTGTGTCATCTGTTGAATTTCAAAGATGAGAAAGGGAAGAATTTAACAGAATATCAAATTGCTGACAATGTCATCGGAGTACTCTTTGCCGCCCAGGACACAACAGCTAGTGCTTTAACATGGATTCTTAAGTACCTCTCTGATGACCAGAAACTTTTAGAAACTGTTAAG GCAGAACAAAGAACAATTTACGAATCAAATGGAGGAAAGAAGCCGTTGACATGGGCTCAAACAAGAAATATGTCACTAACTTACAGG GTCATTTTAGAGAGCTTAAGGATGTCTAGCATTATATCTTTCACCTTTAGAGAAGCCGTGGTTGATGTAGAATATGATG GTTACTTGATTCCAAAAGGTTGGAAGGTCATGCCACTATTTAGAAACATTCATCACAATTCAGAATTTTTTGCTGACCCTGAAAATTTTGATGCTTCCAGATTTGAG GTTGCTCCCAAACCCAATACCTACATGCCATTTGGCAACGGTGCCCATGCTTGTCCTGGAAATGAACTCGCCAAACTGGAGATGCTGATTTTGATTCATCATTTGATTACCAAATTTAG GTGGGAAGTCGAAGTTTCCAAAGGAGGAGTACAATATAGCCCATTCCCAATACCTCAGCATGGACTCCCATCTAGGTTCTGGAAGGAAACAAGAAGCCAAAGAGACCCCTAG